One window of the Camelus dromedarius isolate mCamDro1 chromosome 15, mCamDro1.pat, whole genome shotgun sequence genome contains the following:
- the YPEL5 gene encoding protein yippee-like 5 produces MGRIFLDHIGGTRLFSCANCDTILTNRSELISTRFTGATGRAFLFNKVVNLQYSEVQDRVMLTGRHMVRDVSCKNCNSKLGWIYEFATEDSQRYKEGRVILERALVRESEGFEEHVPSDNS; encoded by the exons atgggTAGGATTTTCCTCGATCATATCGGTGGTACCCGCCTGTTTTCCTGCGCAAACTGTGATACGATCCTGACCAACCGCTCAGAACTCATCTCCACTCGGTTCACAGGCGCCACTGGCAGagcatttctttttaacaag GTAGTTAACCTGCAGTACAGTGAAGTTCAAGACCGGGTTATGCTCACTGGCCGCCACATGGTTCGAGATGTGAGCTGCAAAAACTGCAATAGCAAACTGGGCTGGATCTATGAGTTTGCCACTGAAGACAGCCAGCGTTATAAGGAAGGCCGTGTGATCCTGGAACGTGCTCTAGTTCGAGAAAGTGAGGGTTTTGAGGAGCATGTACCATCTGATAACTCttga